Proteins encoded in a region of the Pangasianodon hypophthalmus isolate fPanHyp1 chromosome 21, fPanHyp1.pri, whole genome shotgun sequence genome:
- the LOC113543367 gene encoding succinate receptor 1-like produces MYALEFTFGFIGNLVVVLGYIFCLPAWKSTNVYLFNLSVSDLIFLCTLPELSYNYAHNLKKFNSALCMINRYILHVNLYSSILFMMWVSVDRFLLLCHPQREHILLTLKAALCITILNWIWVNAQIAPLIVFIIQDLEENGWTVCRDFASLGVAKVTLIYSVMLTITGYVMPLVGLFLSSQRMVSVLVKREEMRGTSFQRPVRIVRSAAIMFLVLYTPIHIMRNVRLASRLPELNFSRCIMDYINAVYIVTRPIGFAHSAINPVFYFLMTDSFKEALQDKWKQIKRILMTAP; encoded by the coding sequence ATGTATGCTCTGGAATTTACCTTTGGCTTCATTGGAAACCTAGTGGTGGTCCTAGGCTATATCTTTTGCCTTCCTGCTTGGAAGTCCACAAATGTGTACCTGTTTAACCTGTCTGTGTCTGACCTCATCTTCCTGTGCACTTTACCCGAGCTGTCCTACAACTACGCTCACAACCTGAAGAAATTCAATTCTGCACTATGCATGATTAATCGCTACATTCTCCATGTGAACTTGTACTCTAGCATCCTTTTCATGATGTGGGTAAGTGTGGACCGGTTCTTGTTGCTGTGTCACCCACAGCGAGAACACATCCTGTTGACTCTCAAGGCTGCATTATGCATCACCATCCTGAACTGGATCTGGGTGAATGCTCAAATCGCTCCCCTCATTGTCTTCATTATTCAGGACTTGGAGGAAAATGGCTGGACAGTGTGTCGTGATTTTGCAAGTCTGGGAGTGGCCAAAGTTACTCTGATCTACAGCGTAATGCTCACCATAACTGGATATGTGATGCCACTGGTGGGTTTGTTTCTATCATCACAGAGGATGGTTTCTGTACTCGTGAAAAGAGAGGAGATGCGTGGGACATCCTTCCAAAGGCCAGTAAGAATCGTGAGGTCTGCAGCAATAATGTTTCTGGTGCTCTACACACCCATCCATATAATGAGGAATGTTCGTCTTGCATCACGGCTTCCTGAACTAAATTTTTCACGGTGTATCATGGACTACATCAACGCAGTTTACATAGTGACACGGCCAATCGGATTTGCTCACAGTGCCATCAACCCTGTGTTTTACTTCCTCATGACAGACAGCTTTAAAGAAGCACTGCAAGACAAGTGGAAGCAGATTAAAAGGATACTAATGACTGCACCATAA